One window from the genome of Gammaproteobacteria bacterium encodes:
- a CDS encoding dicarboxylate/amino acid:cation symporter, which yields MRKLALHWQILIAIILAAFAGWLTGAEGQVFGITFVSLFDFIGTLFINALKMLIVPLIASSMISGMAGIGQGGGLGRLGSKTFGFYVITTMAAIMIGLFLVNAFQPGIDENAPVAEQLALEAGKTEVSENLKSGGGAGDIVQIFVRMIPTNIVDSASSNGAILSVIFFSLLFGYFMTKIDDEYAEPQYRFWQGLFQIMMKITELIMKFAPIGVFGLVAETVATTGFASAGPLLAFSLVVLGALLFHALVTLPLMLKFIAGVSPLAMYQAMAPALLTAFSTASSSATLPVTMDCVEKNAGVSNRTSSFVLPLGATVNMNGTALYECVAVIFLAQAYGASLGFDTQFIIVVTALLTSIGVAGIPSASLVAIVVILNTVGLPAEAVGVLFVFDRILDMARTAINVFGDSVCAVIVAKLEGEEGVFAEPKPAT from the coding sequence ATGCGCAAGCTTGCACTGCACTGGCAGATTCTCATTGCAATCATCCTGGCAGCATTTGCCGGCTGGCTGACCGGAGCCGAGGGCCAGGTCTTCGGCATTACCTTCGTCAGCCTGTTCGACTTCATCGGTACGTTGTTCATCAATGCCTTGAAGATGCTTATCGTGCCATTGATCGCGTCCAGCATGATTTCCGGCATGGCGGGTATCGGGCAAGGTGGTGGTCTCGGTCGCCTGGGCAGCAAGACATTCGGTTTCTATGTCATTACCACCATGGCGGCCATCATGATCGGCCTATTCCTGGTGAACGCATTCCAGCCGGGTATAGACGAAAACGCCCCGGTTGCCGAGCAGCTCGCTCTGGAAGCGGGCAAGACCGAGGTGAGCGAGAACCTGAAATCCGGCGGTGGCGCCGGTGACATCGTGCAGATCTTCGTCCGCATGATCCCGACGAACATCGTCGACTCGGCGTCTTCGAATGGTGCGATTCTCAGCGTGATCTTTTTCTCGCTGCTGTTCGGCTACTTCATGACCAAGATCGACGATGAGTATGCGGAACCGCAATATCGGTTCTGGCAGGGTCTTTTCCAGATCATGATGAAGATCACCGAACTGATCATGAAGTTCGCTCCGATCGGTGTGTTTGGCCTGGTGGCGGAAACAGTTGCAACGACCGGCTTTGCCTCTGCCGGTCCCTTGCTGGCATTTTCACTGGTCGTGCTTGGAGCCTTGCTGTTCCATGCCCTGGTCACGTTGCCGTTGATGTTGAAGTTCATTGCCGGAGTCAGCCCGCTGGCCATGTACCAGGCCATGGCGCCGGCCTTGTTGACGGCCTTCTCCACGGCATCTTCTTCGGCGACGCTGCCGGTGACCATGGATTGTGTTGAAAAGAACGCCGGCGTTTCCAATCGCACCTCGAGCTTCGTGCTTCCCCTTGGTGCCACGGTGAACATGAATGGCACGGCGCTGTACGAATGCGTGGCAGTGATCTTCCTCGCGCAGGCTTATGGCGCAAGCCTCGGCTTCGACACCCAGTTCATCATTGTCGTGACGGCCTTGCTGACATCCATTGGCGTGGCGGGCATCCCGTCGGCTTCGCTCGTGGCCATTGTGGTCATTCTCAACACGGTCGGCCTTCCGGCCGAGGCGGTGGGCGTGCTGTTCGTGTTTGACCGGATTCTCGACATGGCTCGGACAGCGATCAACGTGTTCGGCGATTCGGTGTGTGCCGTGATTGTCGCCAAGCTCGAAGGAGAGGAAGGCGTGTTTGCGGAACCGAAGCCAGCGACCTGA
- a CDS encoding enoyl-ACP reductase, whose product MGFLEGKRALITGLASNRSIAYGIATAMKREGAELAFTYLGDKLKGRVEGFAEEFGSDIVLPLDVASDDDIKALPGLLGKHWDSVDIVVHSIGFAPRDQLDGRYIDVVNREGFNIAHDISSYSFAALAQAMYPMMKDRQGAFLTLSYLGAVQAVPSYNVMGLAKASLEANVRFLAQDLGPEGIRVNGISAGPIKTLAAAGIAGMRKMLDHVAKVAPMRRNVSQEEVGNVAAFLCSDLASGITGDIIYVDNGFHNIGMALDDD is encoded by the coding sequence ATGGGGTTTCTTGAAGGCAAACGTGCACTGATTACCGGCCTGGCCAGCAATCGCTCGATCGCTTACGGCATCGCGACGGCCATGAAACGCGAAGGTGCCGAACTGGCATTCACCTACCTCGGTGACAAGCTGAAGGGTCGCGTCGAGGGCTTTGCCGAAGAATTCGGCTCCGACATCGTGCTGCCGCTGGATGTGGCCAGTGATGACGACATCAAGGCCCTGCCCGGCCTGCTGGGCAAGCACTGGGACAGCGTCGACATCGTGGTGCATTCCATCGGCTTTGCACCCCGCGACCAGCTGGACGGCCGCTACATCGACGTGGTGAATCGCGAGGGCTTCAATATCGCCCATGACATCAGTTCCTACAGCTTCGCGGCACTGGCCCAGGCCATGTACCCGATGATGAAGGACCGCCAGGGCGCATTCCTGACCCTGAGCTACCTCGGAGCGGTGCAGGCCGTACCGAGCTACAACGTCATGGGCCTGGCCAAGGCCAGTCTCGAGGCCAACGTCCGCTTCCTGGCCCAGGATCTCGGCCCGGAAGGCATCCGTGTCAACGGCATCTCGGCCGGTCCGATCAAGACGCTGGCCGCTGCCGGCATCGCCGGCATGCGCAAGATGCTGGACCACGTCGCCAAGGTCGCCCCGATGCGTCGCAACGTCAGCCAGGAAGAAGTTGGCAACGTTGCCGCTTTCCTCTGCTCCGACCTTGCCTCCGGCATCACCGGCGACATCATCTATGTCGACAACGGCTTCCACAACATTGGCATGGCACTGGACGACGACTGA
- a CDS encoding LysM peptidoglycan-binding domain-containing protein codes for MRPDLRLPGRLFIALLASSLLGCAPMAEQPGVDTAEVVVPAGPDIERLEDWVAAETGPTEPVMPVREIDLWDRIRAGYALEEVESRRIDAQFNWYARHQDYLDRVATRATPYMHMIVEEIERRGMPMEIALLPVVESAFDPFAYSHGRAAGLWQFIPGTGKRFGLKQNWWYDGRRDVKEATRAALDYLEYLHKLFDGDWMLALAAYNSGEGNVGRAVRRNQRAGKPIDFFSLRLPRETEAYVPKLLALKKLVATPEQYGITLQSIADEPFLAAVDTHQQIDLALAAELAGLSVEEVYLLNPGFNRWATDPDGPHQLLLPLENAERFEANLAELGERKTVEWRRHMVRSGESLGAIANHYKTTVTLLKDVNSIRGHLIRVGDYLMVPVASRSLDQYSLAEQNRVSAKQNRAREGVKVKHEVISGESFWSISRRYNVGIRELAGWNNMAPGDPLRAGQVLAVWTDNPPTLPTGGLSSDARMRTVTYTVRRGDSLAKIASRFGVSVGDIARWNDLNMSNYLQPGQRLRLRVDVTKQST; via the coding sequence ATGCGTCCCGACTTGCGCCTGCCCGGTCGTCTGTTCATTGCACTCCTTGCGAGTTCCCTGCTGGGCTGCGCGCCCATGGCGGAGCAACCGGGAGTGGATACTGCCGAAGTCGTGGTCCCCGCCGGACCCGACATCGAGCGCCTCGAAGACTGGGTGGCCGCAGAAACCGGGCCGACCGAGCCGGTCATGCCCGTTCGCGAAATCGACCTCTGGGACCGGATTCGTGCCGGCTATGCCCTGGAAGAGGTGGAAAGCCGCCGCATTGATGCGCAATTCAACTGGTATGCCCGCCACCAGGACTATCTCGACCGCGTCGCCACCCGTGCCACGCCTTACATGCACATGATTGTCGAGGAAATCGAGCGCCGTGGCATGCCGATGGAGATTGCACTGCTGCCAGTTGTCGAAAGTGCCTTCGATCCCTTTGCCTATTCCCATGGTCGGGCAGCAGGTCTCTGGCAGTTCATTCCAGGCACCGGCAAGCGCTTCGGCCTGAAGCAGAACTGGTGGTATGACGGCCGCCGCGACGTCAAGGAAGCGACCCGCGCTGCGCTCGACTATCTCGAATACCTGCACAAGCTGTTTGATGGCGACTGGATGCTGGCGCTGGCGGCCTACAACTCCGGCGAGGGCAATGTCGGCCGAGCCGTTCGCCGCAACCAGCGGGCCGGCAAGCCGATCGACTTCTTCAGCCTGCGACTGCCACGCGAAACCGAGGCTTACGTGCCCAAGCTTCTGGCACTGAAAAAACTGGTCGCCACACCGGAACAGTACGGCATTACCCTGCAGAGCATTGCGGACGAGCCCTTCCTGGCGGCAGTGGATACCCACCAGCAGATCGACCTGGCGCTGGCTGCCGAGCTGGCGGGACTGAGTGTCGAAGAGGTCTACCTGCTCAATCCCGGCTTCAATCGATGGGCAACCGATCCTGACGGGCCGCACCAGCTGCTGCTACCGCTGGAGAATGCCGAGCGCTTCGAAGCCAACCTGGCCGAACTCGGCGAGCGCAAGACCGTCGAGTGGCGACGCCACATGGTGCGCTCCGGGGAGAGCCTTGGCGCCATTGCCAACCATTACAAGACCACCGTCACGCTGCTCAAGGATGTGAACAGCATCCGCGGTCACCTCATTCGCGTCGGCGACTACCTCATGGTGCCCGTTGCCAGCCGCAGCCTCGACCAGTATTCCCTGGCGGAGCAGAATCGCGTCTCGGCCAAGCAGAATCGTGCGCGCGAAGGGGTCAAGGTCAAGCATGAAGTGATCAGCGGCGAGTCGTTCTGGAGCATTTCACGCCGCTATAATGTCGGTATCCGCGAGCTCGCCGGCTGGAACAACATGGCACCAGGTGATCCGCTGCGTGCCGGCCAGGTCCTGGCAGTGTGGACCGACAATCCGCCGACCCTGCCAACGGGCGGCCTGTCATCCGATGCGCGCATGCGGACCGTGACCTATACGGTGCGACGCGGCGACTCGCTGGCGAAGATCGCCTCACGTTTCGGCGTCAGTGTCGGCGATATCGCCCGCTGGAACGACCTGAACATGAGCAATTACCTGCAACCCGGCCAACGCCTGCGGCTGCGGGTCGACGTTACCAAGCAGTCCACCTGA
- the gloB gene encoding hydroxyacylglutathione hydrolase: MLNIEAIPALKDNYIWMIEAPARPDQVVLVDPGEPGPAQARLEATGKQLAAILVTHHHPDHTGGVRALASDWQVPVFGPSAEAQAVVTEPRADGQRVELGELGLAFEALHIPGHTLGHTAFLGHGALFCGDMLFSIGCGRLFEGTAEQMLASLERLAALPGETRVYAGHEYTLANLVFAEAAEPDNPGHAGFRQRIEALRADELPSLPSTIATENDLNPFLRCSSPAVRQQAEIWSGESLDDKVRVFAALRRWKDVF, encoded by the coding sequence ATGCTGAATATCGAAGCCATCCCGGCACTGAAGGACAACTACATCTGGATGATCGAGGCCCCTGCCCGACCGGACCAGGTCGTGCTGGTGGATCCCGGCGAGCCAGGGCCCGCCCAGGCGCGGCTGGAGGCGACCGGCAAGCAACTGGCCGCCATCCTGGTAACCCACCATCACCCGGACCATACGGGCGGTGTACGAGCACTGGCGAGCGACTGGCAGGTGCCCGTATTCGGCCCGTCCGCCGAGGCCCAGGCCGTGGTGACGGAGCCGCGGGCAGACGGTCAGCGCGTCGAGCTGGGCGAGCTGGGCCTGGCCTTCGAGGCACTGCACATCCCGGGCCATACGCTTGGTCATACGGCGTTCCTTGGCCACGGCGCCCTGTTCTGTGGCGACATGTTGTTCAGTATTGGCTGCGGCCGGCTGTTCGAGGGCACCGCCGAACAGATGCTCGCGTCCCTGGAACGGCTGGCCGCATTGCCGGGCGAAACCCGGGTGTATGCGGGCCATGAATACACCCTGGCCAACCTGGTCTTTGCCGAGGCAGCCGAACCGGACAATCCGGGTCATGCAGGCTTCAGGCAGCGCATCGAAGCCCTGCGGGCTGACGAGCTGCCCTCCCTGCCGTCGACCATCGCGACCGAAAACGACCTGAATCCCTTCCTGCGCTGCAGCAGTCCGGCAGTGCGCCAGCAGGCTGAAATCTGGTCCGGAGAAAGCCTGGATGATAAGGTGCGCGTGTTCGCGGCGCTGCGCCGCTGGAAAGACGTTTTTTAA
- a CDS encoding methyltransferase domain-containing protein, with protein sequence MPRFLHDSRALPAGTAPWFATALGQAWLQQEQEIAADMLERVFGYDAVSLDAGWPGQLLLAPAATHRRTSLGPGLAADIRHNLDRALPYSEASIDAVLLPHTLEFVDSPHGLLREADRVLVGEGHLLVFGFNPYSSWRLLAPHRRHGFPARPAWLSEARLRDWLGLLGFEVLACKRFFRRLPVNRAGWLERSRWLEKTGPLVPACGYALLARKHTHGMTPLGLSRARLGMGLGPGQEPARSARTASNVVHFQPRSISDGSESR encoded by the coding sequence ATGCCGCGATTCCTGCACGATTCACGCGCCTTGCCGGCTGGTACTGCCCCGTGGTTTGCCACGGCGCTGGGTCAGGCGTGGTTGCAGCAGGAACAGGAGATCGCGGCGGACATGCTGGAGCGGGTCTTTGGCTATGACGCTGTTTCCCTTGATGCCGGCTGGCCGGGGCAGCTCCTGCTGGCGCCAGCGGCAACCCACCGCCGTACCAGTCTCGGGCCTGGCCTGGCGGCCGATATTCGCCATAACCTGGATCGGGCCCTGCCGTACTCGGAAGCGTCCATAGACGCCGTCCTGCTGCCCCATACCCTGGAATTTGTCGACTCGCCGCACGGCTTGTTGCGCGAAGCTGATCGCGTGCTGGTCGGTGAGGGGCACTTGCTGGTCTTCGGTTTCAATCCCTACAGCAGCTGGCGCCTGCTGGCGCCGCACCGCCGCCATGGCTTCCCGGCTCGCCCGGCCTGGCTCAGCGAGGCCCGACTCAGGGACTGGCTGGGGCTGCTGGGCTTCGAGGTGCTGGCCTGCAAGCGATTCTTCCGCCGCCTGCCCGTCAATCGTGCAGGCTGGCTGGAGCGCAGTCGCTGGCTGGAGAAGACCGGTCCATTGGTTCCGGCCTGCGGTTATGCCTTGCTGGCGCGCAAGCATACCCATGGCATGACGCCGCTGGGCTTGTCGCGGGCCCGGCTTGGCATGGGCCTCGGACCTGGCCAGGAGCCCGCCCGCTCGGCCCGGACGGCATCGAATGTGGTTCATTTCCAGCCACGGTCGATTTCGGATGGCAGCGAGAGCAGGTAA
- the rnhA gene encoding ribonuclease HI, producing the protein MSRVTIYTDGACRGNPGPGGWGVFMSWEGTERTIKGGEPETTNNRMELTAAIEALEALKRPCVVDLYTDSEYLRKGITEWLPGWKRNGWRTAAKKPVKNAELWQALEAAVGDHAVNWHWVKGHSGDPGNERADALANEAIDALLSDS; encoded by the coding sequence ATGAGTCGAGTGACGATCTACACGGATGGCGCCTGCCGGGGCAACCCGGGACCAGGCGGCTGGGGTGTATTCATGAGCTGGGAAGGTACGGAACGCACCATCAAGGGCGGCGAACCGGAGACCACCAACAACCGCATGGAACTGACTGCCGCCATCGAGGCGCTGGAAGCGCTGAAGCGGCCTTGCGTGGTCGACCTTTACACGGACTCCGAATATCTCAGGAAGGGCATCACCGAGTGGCTGCCCGGCTGGAAACGCAATGGTTGGCGCACGGCGGCGAAAAAGCCCGTCAAGAACGCCGAACTCTGGCAGGCGCTGGAAGCCGCTGTGGGCGATCACGCCGTCAATTGGCACTGGGTCAAGGGCCATAGCGGCGACCCTGGTAACGAACGGGCGGATGCGTTGGCCAACGAGGCCATTGATGCCCTGTTGTCGGACAGCTGA
- the dnaQ gene encoding DNA polymerase III subunit epsilon, with product MRQVVLDTETTGLDPKDGHRIIEIGCVELVGRRLTGNDFHQYLQPDREVEQGAIDVHGITNEFLADKPRFADVVDDFLKYIDGAELVIHNAPFDVGFMDAEFGRIDGKPMTRDVCTVLDTLVMARKMHPGQRASLDALCKRYDIDNSQRDYHGALLDAQILAEVYLAMTGGQAALSLDQQGGREQGASRSDRQRIDRDGLVLATPDPTAEELAAHQRLLESLREGGTSCVWDKYADE from the coding sequence ATGCGCCAGGTCGTACTCGATACTGAAACCACCGGCCTCGATCCGAAGGACGGTCACCGGATCATCGAAATCGGTTGCGTCGAGCTGGTCGGCCGGCGCCTGACCGGCAACGACTTCCACCAGTACCTGCAACCGGACCGGGAGGTCGAGCAGGGCGCCATCGACGTGCATGGCATCACCAACGAATTTCTCGCCGACAAGCCGCGATTTGCGGATGTGGTTGACGATTTCCTGAAATACATCGATGGCGCCGAACTGGTCATCCACAACGCGCCGTTCGACGTGGGTTTCATGGATGCCGAGTTCGGCCGGATCGATGGCAAGCCGATGACGCGAGATGTCTGCACGGTGCTGGACACCCTGGTAATGGCGCGCAAGATGCACCCGGGCCAGCGAGCCAGCCTGGATGCGCTCTGCAAGCGTTACGATATCGACAATTCGCAGCGCGATTACCACGGCGCCTTGCTCGATGCGCAGATCCTGGCGGAAGTCTACCTTGCCATGACCGGTGGCCAGGCGGCCCTGTCGCTGGACCAGCAAGGTGGCCGCGAGCAGGGAGCGTCGCGCTCGGACCGGCAGCGCATCGATCGTGATGGCCTGGTGCTGGCCACGCCCGACCCGACGGCCGAGGAGCTGGCCGCCCACCAGCGCCTGCTGGAATCGCTGCGCGAGGGCGGCACGAGTTGCGTCTGGGACAAGTACGCTGACGAGTAG
- a CDS encoding Na(+)/H(+) antiporter subunit D encodes MLMSSLQPFMLFYVAALLALVTRGYLRAAIMLAAPILGGLRLWFGYEPGMVETYELLNYELVILETDRLSLLFGYLFHIAGLIAVIYSLHVKDTVQHVAGLLYAGSALGAVFAGDLITLFLFWEMLALTSAFLIFARRTNRANRSGIRYLIFQVTSGVLLLAGALVLFQQTGSLDFDYIGLEAGIAGWLIFFAFGIKCAFPFLHTWLTDAYPEATPTGAVFLSAFTTKVAVYALARGFPGTELLVYIGAAMTCFPIFFAVIENDLRRVLAYSMINQIGFMVCGVGLGTALALNGAVSHAFNDVIFKGLLFMTMGAVLHRVKHVNGSDLGGLYKTMPKTAMLCIVGAASISAFPLFSGFVSKSMIVTAMVKEGYDVLWLMLLFASAGVFHHAGIKIPYFAFFHHDSGLRVKEAPVNMLVAMTMAAVLCIFIGSYPQTLYSLLPWEVDYWPYDLTHTLTQLQILFFSALAFVWLNKQGLYPPELRSVVLDTDWSYRKLLPAIGRGTHAATRQAGAMLLSAVRAPVYATRNGFRDTWMARYHLASSWPTGSMALWIIIILLGVLLADIVTA; translated from the coding sequence ATGCTGATGAGTAGCCTGCAACCCTTCATGCTGTTCTACGTCGCAGCACTGCTGGCGCTGGTGACGCGTGGTTACCTGCGCGCCGCCATCATGCTGGCGGCACCGATCCTCGGTGGCCTGCGCCTGTGGTTCGGTTACGAGCCGGGCATGGTCGAGACCTACGAGCTCCTGAACTACGAGCTGGTCATCCTGGAAACAGACCGTCTCAGCCTGCTGTTTGGCTACCTGTTCCATATTGCCGGCCTGATCGCCGTGATCTACTCGCTGCACGTGAAGGACACGGTGCAGCACGTGGCCGGCCTGCTTTACGCAGGCAGCGCGCTGGGCGCGGTGTTCGCTGGCGACCTGATCACGCTGTTCCTGTTCTGGGAAATGCTGGCGCTGACGTCGGCCTTCCTGATATTCGCGCGTCGCACGAATCGTGCCAATCGCTCGGGCATCCGCTACCTGATCTTCCAGGTCACCTCCGGTGTCCTGCTGCTGGCGGGTGCGCTGGTGCTTTTCCAGCAGACCGGTTCGCTGGACTTCGATTACATCGGCCTGGAAGCAGGCATTGCCGGCTGGCTGATCTTTTTCGCCTTCGGTATCAAGTGTGCTTTCCCGTTCCTGCATACCTGGCTGACCGATGCCTACCCGGAAGCGACGCCGACCGGTGCGGTGTTCCTGTCGGCCTTTACCACCAAGGTAGCCGTCTACGCCCTGGCACGCGGTTTCCCGGGCACGGAACTGCTGGTCTACATCGGCGCCGCCATGACCTGCTTCCCGATCTTCTTTGCCGTGATCGAAAACGATCTCCGGCGCGTGCTGGCTTATTCCATGATCAACCAGATCGGTTTCATGGTCTGCGGTGTCGGCCTGGGCACGGCACTGGCGCTGAACGGCGCCGTTTCGCATGCCTTCAACGACGTGATCTTCAAGGGCCTGCTGTTCATGACCATGGGTGCCGTGCTGCATCGCGTGAAGCACGTCAATGGCTCGGACCTTGGCGGCCTCTACAAGACCATGCCGAAGACCGCCATGCTGTGCATCGTCGGTGCTGCATCGATCTCGGCCTTCCCGCTGTTCAGCGGTTTCGTGTCGAAGTCGATGATCGTCACCGCCATGGTCAAGGAAGGCTACGACGTGCTGTGGCTGATGTTGCTGTTCGCTTCGGCGGGTGTGTTCCATCACGCAGGCATCAAGATTCCCTACTTCGCCTTCTTCCACCACGATTCCGGCCTGCGCGTGAAGGAAGCGCCAGTGAACATGCTGGTGGCAATGACGATGGCCGCGGTACTTTGCATCTTCATCGGCTCCTATCCGCAGACGCTGTATTCACTGCTGCCATGGGAAGTCGACTACTGGCCGTATGACCTGACCCACACGTTGACGCAGTTGCAGATCCTGTTCTTCTCCGCACTGGCCTTCGTATGGCTGAACAAGCAGGGCCTGTACCCGCCGGAACTGCGTTCCGTGGTGCTCGATACGGACTGGTCCTATCGCAAGCTGCTGCCCGCCATTGGCCGCGGTACCCATGCCGCTACTCGCCAGGCGGGCGCGATGCTGCTGTCGGCTGTCCGCGCGCCGGTATATGCCACGCGCAACGGCTTCAGGGACACCTGGATGGCCCGCTACCACCTCGCCTCGAGCTGGCCGACCGGCAGCATGGCGCTGTGGATCATCATCATCCTGCTGGGCGTCCTGCTGGCGGATATCGTGACAGCCTGA